DNA sequence from the Methanolobus sp. ZRKC5 genome:
GTACTTAATACGGAACTTTATGTTCATAAGCTCATTCGAACAGGCTCACAGGTACGACTTTACCATGGTTAGCATTCCTTTTCAAATACACTTGATAATTATCAGAATCTACTTCGAAAATAAATACGTATTCTGTTTTAAAGTAAGCCCAATATTGTGCAAAAGGGTTCCTTGCATCGCTAAGAGTCACTGTTACATTATCCTGTGAAGCAGAAACATTGTATACCAGATAATCAATTTCTCCTGGAAGACTGCTTTTGTATAATGTTTCAGCCCTTGACAAATATTCCATGAACTCACTTTGATTGTCAGGGTACTTTGGGACAAACGTGACTTTCTCTATTCCATCCCAGTAACTGGAAGTGAATATTCGATAATGTGTGTCATTGTAAGGATAAGCTGAAAGGAACTTACCAGGAGAGATTGGATAAGAACCCTGGTACCCTATATCATGCCCTTCAAGCTCTTCAAGATGGTCTACAAGCAATACTTTTGCAACAGGATTAAACAAACACCAGATAGTGAATATTATTAGAAGATTCCTGTAAAATACCTGGTGTTTACCCTTTGAAAGCCCGTTGAACCAGTTATTCCTGTTTTTTAGGATCTCATTTATCTTTTTGATACCATTCTTTTTGTTCTTTCCATTATTTTTTGCATGTTCTGCTAAAATGTAAATAATAGGTATAAAAGATATAATTGTGACAACAGGATCGAAGAAATCAATTGCTCCTACGGTAGAAGAATCTGTTACAAACGGGAAGAAAGGTCTCATTTTCCAGCTTGTGACATAATCCAGATATATATGACTGAATATTGCAACACCAGAAGCTATTGTCAATGTTCTGTCCTTCTCTTTGAACCATATATATATAGTCACAAAAGAGACAAAAATAATGGAATGCATGAACTCACGATGACCCATCAGGTAATACATAATATTGTATGCCTCATGACTCAGGTTCTGGTCAATCGTAAGTAACAGCGTATTCAGTATGAAGTCATGATCAGGAAGAATTGCCATGAAAGCAACTATCTTTACCTGCCTGTTGTTCAGTCCTGCAACTGATGCTATCAAAAGCCCGATACCCAAATGGGACAGAGTATTTACCATCCTACAATCCTCACTCCACTTAAGATGAGGCTATCATTCTTATTATATTTTTGCAGGATGCTAAAGTCTGTTATAATCTAAGTTAGCCTTCAGTACTTTCCAAGAGCCCTTGCAACGAACCTGTGAAAACCATGCATACTTGCACTGCTACCAAGATACATCATGGGACATCTTCCAGTGATTATGTTCAGGCCGGGTTCATATTCAAGATGATTGACATCACATGTATCGGTCTTCCAGTGTACCCAGAAATCACTGATGCCTCTTTCAGCCATTTTTTCAATGATTCTGGCAGGTTCCCTTTTTGTAACCCCTATTACAACATTTTCCACACTATCTGGCACCGCTGATATTTCCTGAATGGAGCCTTCTACCGGTTTATCGGAGAAATCCAGTACACAAACTGTTTTTTCTCTTTTTTTGAGCTCATCTATTGTCCATTTTATGGCAGGCTTCGTACCATCCGTTATAACCAGAAAATTATCCCTTGCCCAGAATTCTTCCTGTTTCGTGACCATGCTATCCTTCCTTTATACTTCCTTCTGAAAGTTAATATCTCATGATATATGAGGGCTTTTAAAGAAGACTCAGATGTAAATGCAGGTCCATTAAGGAAAATGTAGATGCAGAAAGTATTTCCTGAAAAAGACAAATAGAATATTAACTAAGCAAAGATGAACACAGATTGTTTAAGCAAATAAAATCAAAGAAAAATGTATGTCAATCATTTCCAAATACAACCGTTTCTCCTACTTGTATGACCTCATGGAAATCCCGATCGAATTTTTCTGGTACAGTAAATGGAGAAAAGAGCTCTTTGCCAACATGTCCGGGAGAGTTCTTGAGGTGGGTGTCGGGACTGGTAAGAATATAAGATACTATCCAAAAGACTGTGAAGTTGTCGGAATAGATATAAGTGACGGGATGCTTGCACATGCGAAAAAGCGCTCAGCTGGAAAAAAGAATGCTGTCCTCTTCCTTATGGATGCAGAACATATGGGATTTAAGGACAACTGCTTTGATTTTGTGGTGACGACTTTTGTATTGTGCTCTATTCCAGAACCTATAGGTGCACTTGAAGGGATGAAACGTGTCTGCAAACCTGAAGGTACGGTCATAAACCTTGAGCATATGAAAAGTGAGAAACGGTTAATAGCGTTTTTTGAAGACCTCTTTAACCCAGTGACCACGGCAATCACTGGCGTGAATATAAACCGTGAAACTGTGAAAAATATTAAAAAAGCAGGTCTTAATGTAACCGATGTAACAAATATAGCTCTATGGGATGTTTTCAGAATGATAAAGTCTAAACCTTGATTCAATCAAATATTTCGGTCAGGTCGTCAATTCCCAAGTTGACATCGAACTCTTTCAGTTTGAAGAACTTCTTTGCCCTGTTATCATTATCTTCAAGTCGCAAGTCACTTTCAACAAATCCTGCAGTTTCCAGCCTCTTCAAGTGCAGTTGGATAACCTGCCTGGAAAGCTGAAGTTCCTTTGCAAGATCATAAATGTACCTCTCTCTTTCCGACAGCAAATACAGTAGCTTTAATCTTACCGGATGGGAAATCGCTTCACCGATGGTTATTATTTCTTGAAGTGTCTTTGTCATCTGAGAACCTGCTGTTTTTAATTCCGTCTTTGAAGCATTTTACCCTATTACCGGATTTAGATATCATCAAGTTTTTCTTTTATATCCTGAACCATCTTTTTGATATCTTCCACATCCTTCTCGACCCTTGCCAGACGTTCATTGTTTCCAGAGCTTCCGGAATCAGACCTATTAAGAAGTGTAACTGTTACCCAGACAACTAAAAAGATGATAAGTATGTTCAAAAGAAGGCCCCAGATTCCATAACCATACATGCTACTGCCCATCATTTTATATTCACCCTAAAAAGTTATATTTTTAATAAAGAGTATATGGGAAGGGATGTATTATTACTTTTCGACCTTCCACACCTGATTATTAAGTCACATGGATGATAATCAATATCTGTATCCGGCTCCGCCACAGCCACCATATCCACTGCCGCGCATGCTGCGTCCACTCTGATAGTACTGTGACCTCTGGTTTGTGGAACTTGTGTAAAAATCATCAATGACTTCACCCGTATATGCATCGATGCGTCCCTGAGTGATGGTGCCTTCATCATCTGAATAACTGAATACCCACCATCTGCCCATCTGATAGACATTAGATTCTGTTATATTCTGACCAGTTGCATCTTCTGCAAGCTCTAGAGCTTCATCAACGGTCCCGACTTCAAGCTCAGCAACTGTTGTTACATCGGATGCATATACCCCGTAAGCAGGACAGTTATCGTATCCATATCCCATTCTGTTCGCTGCCCATCTGTGCATCTGTCCGAAGAAAGTCGTATCATCTGTTTCATCGACCGCTGCACTTACTATACCTATCCCTGCAATGGTTGCTATAAGCATACCAGCAAGGAGTATTGATGTTGTTTTTCTCATTTTTACACCTTCCTGAAGTACAAGAGTGTTATGTCCAGCATATGTAGCCCTGACACTACATATGTATGACGTACCTGTACTTAAGGGTTGTGTTGAACTTCCGATATAGGCCGGTTTTAAGCAGTAGTAAAAAATGTATTTTTACCAGATTTAGCAGATTTAAAAAAATGTATACTGATTATTTTTACTTTCTTCTTTCACTGAACCATCCGACAAGAGGCGGTATCCAGCATAGGTTCGCAGCAATTGCTTCAAAAGCAGTGAAAGTCTGTGTAGTTGGACTGAAACCAAGAAAACGTGCACTTAAAAGACCTATTGGAACAATGAATATAACTGCAAGGCTTGCAAGCATAACAGGATGATGGACATACCTTTCAAAAGCAACCTCCCATGAGCCTTCCTTTCTCTTCAAAAAGAGCAGACCTGAAATATTGGCTCCTATCTGGTCGCTGAGTGAATAGAAGAAAGGTATGTAGAATCCTTCGATACCATAGACATCAACCCCCGCAAGCCGGCTTCCAAGGTCAATAACCCATGGAACAGCAATCCCAAAGAGTTTTCCCCAACCGTATGCTTCTGCCATTGTCTGGGCGCTAGGTTTGAAGTGCTGACGTATGGAATAGAATCCCTCGAATATACTTTCCCCCTCACCTGCAAGGGTACGCACCAGCCACTGACCGATTGGACTGCGCTGATATCCATACACATCCAGCAATACGCCCGTAAACAGGCCGACGATGTATCCAGGAAATGTATATTTGATGAGTTCTGAGAAATTTTCAGTCTCAAATTCTTCTTCAGATTCCTCCACTTAAAAGATTATTTTCTTTTTTGTATATGAATTACCTGCTCCTGCGTTATACCCGAATATTAGAATAACTTTATCTTTTTTCCGATACCCATTTCAACAGCCTTTGTATAAGCAATATTGGCAGTCACAAGGTCTTGAACAGCAAGTCCTGTGGAATCGAATATCGTAATCTCCTCATCTGACTGCCTTCCCTGTTTTACTCCTGCAACCACTTCACCAAGCTCAGCATGGATATCAGATCCTGATATCAGTCCTTTTGACAGAGGAACATTGATCTCCCCTGAATGCGATGCCTGGACAATATCATCCACAATTATCCTTGACCTCTTCAACAAAGCAGGATCCAATTCCTGTTTACCCATGGCATCGGCACCTATGGCATTAATGTGGGTACCTTCATGGATCCACTCGGACATTACAACAGGTTCTCTCACTGGTGTAGTAGTCACCAGAACATCACAATCACACACGTCCTTTATGCTCCTTTTTTTTGTAAAATTGCAATTTACTACCTCACGCATATCCTTTTCAAAAGCATCGCAATGAGATAGATCTCTACATGTTACCTTCACTTCCTCTATCTCCATGACCTCTGAAAGTGCAAGTAATTGAGTTCGGGCCTGCCCACCTGTTCCTACCATCCCCACTACATGGGAATCAGGGCGTGCAAGATGTTTTGCAGCAACCCCACCTGCAGCACCAGTCCTCATATCCGTGATATAGGTACCATCCATAATAGCAAGTGGAGCACCGGTTTCCGTAGAATTGAGAACGATGACAGCCATCACAGTCGGAAGACCTTTTTCCCTGTTATCAGGATGTACATTGACTATTTTAACGCCTGCTATATCCTGTTCCCCCATAAATGATGGCATTGTACGCAGGTCACCGTTGTGTTCATTGAAATAAAGATAGGATTTTGGAGGCATCTGTACCTTTTTCAATCCATGTTCCCGAAAACCATTCTCTACTGCAGAAAGAGTTAGCAGCATATCAATAACAGTTTTAACGTCTGATTGTTCAAGCCAGAGGATATCCATTGAAACACACTCCTTAAAAGATATAAAATATGTTCAAATTGATGTGATAAAACACTATTCTTTTCTGACAAAATGAATATATATAATTATATATTAGTAACGTCTTAATATAATATGTGACCGGACAAAATCCCAGTGGAACATCGAAACAAGAAATAGCTGATCTAATAAGAATAGCTGATGAGATGCTGGAAATACTGGAATATAAAATTGCAACCAATAATCACGAATATCAAAAGAATCGAAATACATTCATTGCCGAATATACTAAATGGTACACTCGATGTTTGCCCATCATAAGAAGTATACTCCCTG
Encoded proteins:
- the ala gene encoding alanine dehydrogenase, whose translation is MDILWLEQSDVKTVIDMLLTLSAVENGFREHGLKKVQMPPKSYLYFNEHNGDLRTMPSFMGEQDIAGVKIVNVHPDNREKGLPTVMAVIVLNSTETGAPLAIMDGTYITDMRTGAAGGVAAKHLARPDSHVVGMVGTGGQARTQLLALSEVMEIEEVKVTCRDLSHCDAFEKDMREVVNCNFTKKRSIKDVCDCDVLVTTTPVREPVVMSEWIHEGTHINAIGADAMGKQELDPALLKRSRIIVDDIVQASHSGEINVPLSKGLISGSDIHAELGEVVAGVKQGRQSDEEITIFDSTGLAVQDLVTANIAYTKAVEMGIGKKIKLF
- a CDS encoding metal-dependent hydrolase gives rise to the protein MVNTLSHLGIGLLIASVAGLNNRQVKIVAFMAILPDHDFILNTLLLTIDQNLSHEAYNIMYYLMGHREFMHSIIFVSFVTIYIWFKEKDRTLTIASGVAIFSHIYLDYVTSWKMRPFFPFVTDSSTVGAIDFFDPVVTIISFIPIIYILAEHAKNNGKNKKNGIKKINEILKNRNNWFNGLSKGKHQVFYRNLLIIFTIWCLFNPVAKVLLVDHLEELEGHDIGYQGSYPISPGKFLSAYPYNDTHYRIFTSSYWDGIEKVTFVPKYPDNQSEFMEYLSRAETLYKSSLPGEIDYLVYNVSASQDNVTVTLSDARNPFAQYWAYFKTEYVFIFEVDSDNYQVYLKRNANHGKVVPVSLFE
- a CDS encoding class I SAM-dependent methyltransferase; this encodes MSIISKYNRFSYLYDLMEIPIEFFWYSKWRKELFANMSGRVLEVGVGTGKNIRYYPKDCEVVGIDISDGMLAHAKKRSAGKKNAVLFLMDAEHMGFKDNCFDFVVTTFVLCSIPEPIGALEGMKRVCKPEGTVINLEHMKSEKRLIAFFEDLFNPVTTAITGVNINRETVKNIKKAGLNVTDVTNIALWDVFRMIKSKP
- a CDS encoding winged helix-turn-helix domain-containing protein, with translation MTKTLQEIITIGEAISHPVRLKLLYLLSERERYIYDLAKELQLSRQVIQLHLKRLETAGFVESDLRLEDNDNRAKKFFKLKEFDVNLGIDDLTEIFD